The following proteins are encoded in a genomic region of Xanthomonas cassavae CFBP 4642:
- a CDS encoding phage major capsid protein, P2 family gives MQNATRLQFNQFAEQIAKLNGVASPFHSFAVDPTVQQKLESRMQESSEFLSKVNIIPVDELSGQKVGIGVTGSIASRTDTGAGKTRTPRNVAALDKNEYVAKKTDFDTAIPYALLDTWAKFPDFQARLRDAIVKRQALDRLQIGFNGTHAAADTDRAAFPLLEDVNIGWLQQYRTNAAQRVLASGKAAGKVVIGAAGADYGNLDALVFDVVSNLLDPWHRKDPSLVVVLGRDLMHDKYFPMVNKEQPASEKIATDLILSQRRVGGLQVAEVPYLPDGALMVTSLANLSIYYQTGGRRRYIQEVPARDRIENYESSNDAYVVEDYGLGCVVEHIEIEA, from the coding sequence ATGCAAAACGCCACCCGCCTGCAGTTCAATCAGTTCGCCGAGCAGATCGCCAAGCTCAACGGCGTCGCCTCGCCGTTCCACTCCTTCGCTGTCGATCCGACCGTGCAGCAGAAGCTGGAATCGCGCATGCAGGAATCGAGCGAGTTCCTGTCCAAGGTCAACATCATCCCGGTGGACGAGCTGTCGGGCCAGAAAGTGGGCATCGGCGTCACCGGCAGCATCGCCAGCCGCACCGACACGGGCGCCGGCAAGACCCGCACCCCGCGCAATGTCGCCGCGCTCGACAAGAACGAGTACGTCGCCAAGAAGACCGACTTCGACACCGCCATCCCGTATGCGCTGCTCGATACCTGGGCCAAGTTCCCGGACTTCCAGGCGCGCCTGCGCGATGCCATCGTCAAGCGTCAGGCACTGGATCGCCTGCAGATCGGCTTCAACGGCACGCATGCCGCCGCCGACACCGACCGCGCCGCATTCCCGCTGCTGGAAGACGTCAACATCGGCTGGCTGCAGCAGTACCGCACCAACGCCGCCCAGCGCGTGCTGGCGAGCGGCAAGGCCGCCGGCAAGGTGGTCATCGGCGCCGCCGGCGCCGACTACGGCAACCTCGACGCGCTGGTATTCGACGTGGTGAGCAACCTGCTCGATCCGTGGCACCGCAAGGATCCGAGCCTGGTCGTGGTGCTGGGCCGCGACCTGATGCACGACAAGTATTTCCCAATGGTCAACAAGGAGCAGCCGGCCAGCGAGAAGATCGCCACCGATCTGATCTTGAGCCAGCGCCGCGTGGGCGGCCTGCAGGTGGCCGAGGTGCCCTACCTGCCGGACGGCGCATTGATGGTCACCTCGCTGGCCAACCTGTCGATCTACTACCAGACCGGCGGCCGTCGTCGTTACATCCAGGAAGTGCCCGCGCGCGATCGCATCGAGAACTACGAGTCCTCCAACGATGCCTACGTGGTCGAAGACTATGGCCTGGGCTGCGTGGTCGAGCACATCGAGATCGAGGCCTAA